TTTCCTTGAATTCTATTGTTTTCCTTGAAAGTTCTTCATCAGAAAGTTTTTGAATCTCAGATTCAAAGGAATTAATCTTCTGAACAATAGGTTTGAGCTTCTTTAATTCCCTTTCGTTTTTAGTTCCTACAATTTTAGTTATGAGCTGAGTAATCATAAAACCATTAAACCCCTTTTAAAGATTTTTCGCAATTTAAAATTTAATCCTTTTTAAAGGTATTACAAGCTATTTAAAAGTTAAAGAGAATTTTTAGGGATTTGGAAAAGAGGAGTCTTCTTTTTAGAAGAAAATCTTTCTTCTTCACTGAAGATACAGCCACAGTATTTCTGGCGGTATATTCCAAGTTCTATAGCAATTTCTTTTCCCTCTTTGTAGCCCCCTCTCCAGTCCTGATAGAAAAAGGGGACTTTATAGAGATAAGAGAGCTCTTCTCCAATTTCTTTGATCAAATCGTGAAACTGAAAGGGACTGTAAAGGAGGGTTGTTGTGAAGGCTTCAGCCCTTAGTTTTTCAGCAAGTTCTATCGTTCTTTTAAGTCTCAGGTAATAACAGCATTCACATCTTTTAGGGCGCTCCCATTGAAAAGAAATCTCATCAAGAAAGATTCTCAATCCATAGGTTTCATCCCAGATGATTTCAAGATTTTCAATTTTTTCAACCTCCTTTAGAGCAGCTATTCTCAATTTGAATTCCTGATAGGGATGTATATTGGGATTATAAAAAAAACCCTTTACTTTGATGCTCTCTTTTTTAAGGGTTTTTAA
This window of the Caldimicrobium thiodismutans genome carries:
- a CDS encoding epoxyqueuosine reductase QueH; the encoded protein is MKDFVLLHICCGPCSLYPLKTLKKESIKVKGFFYNPNIHPYQEFKLRIAALKEVEKIENLEIIWDETYGLRIFLDEISFQWERPKRCECCYYLRLKRTIELAEKLRAEAFTTTLLYSPFQFHDLIKEIGEELSYLYKVPFFYQDWRGGYKEGKEIAIELGIYRQKYCGCIFSEEERFSSKKKTPLFQIPKNSL